A window of Daucus carota subsp. sativus chromosome 2, DH1 v3.0, whole genome shotgun sequence genomic DNA:
TGAGCTTAAAAGCAAGCCAATAAAATAGATTTGATTATCTTGaataatggggccgtttgggttagtttaaaagaagtgacttcttgcttatagtaaagaagtggagtagaagtgagaagtaaataagttaataaagtgtttggaaaagaagcagaagctgtgagatagaagttagcattttcagcttctacttctttacacaaacgggtcaaaagaagcagaagccagaagcagcttctgcttccgtAAACCAAACAGGCCCAATATCttcttagtttattttgatttgaattGTCATTTATCGATGGATCATGCATGCCTTCCAACGTAAAACACACACAAGACATACAGATTATTGAGCtttctttaaataaaatatcatggACTCCTGGTCCTTATCATAGAAGTAATATAATTAACATAACATTATGGATAAATAGTGTCTTAAGCAAGTCAGCTTCCTCCGAAAGAGATAATAATAGTTTAAACATAATGTCAATTTTCGGAGCCTATACGTACTTCCATCACTAACATCTTTTAACTATGTATATACTGCGTTTCTAAAGCTCTTTAACTGTAAAAGATtccttttatacaaaaatttatataacaaaatatcaaaaataatgtaATAATGTATTAGTTAAAGAACTGCGTACGATGTATTATTAAACCACAAGTTGTGCCTTAGTTGCAGCTATCGCACAAATTTTATATGCAAAAGTCGCTATCATGCTAATTAATAAATATCGTAATTTAACTCCATGTGAGAGACAAATAGTTAGAAATTTTGGAGCACTTCAAATCTGTTAAAACCATGGACTTTTTAAGATTTGTTTTCTTGGTTCTTGCGGTTGTTTAATCTTTTCATATATAGTGTGTGTGATCCTTGCGGTGGTGAAGAAAAGTATAAGTGTAGGTGCTTACTCATACTCTATTATATATGTGAAATCTGTCGTCTACTACACAGTGTGGAATATTCAAGcgaacattaaaaaaattgagttgTTATTTATTCATTTTGTCATTTTTCTGTTAATCTTGGGTACGTCactaagtatatatatatactcgaGTCTTAACATGTTTTTCCAGCTcatctgtttttttttagtgattaaTGTCGTGTATGTTATAGAATCAAAGTGATTTGAATAGGTTTTGCGGTGATCACTTGTACGAAATGAAATAAGAGGAGAatcaaatgaaaaattatataaatatttgatggaAAAATGAAATAAGTATATGATAACAGTGACTAAATATGAGTggatttaaaaattttgtgatAAAGATCATGAAGAAACATTACGTGAAAatggaataaatatttcttacaaaACATATGAgttaaaatttaagttaaaataataacaacaaattgattgaaaataaaattatagacatttttttaatcaaagtaCAAAATTTTTTCGATTCTTCCTTCCCTCCGTTCCAGTAAACAGAACCTTGGTGTTAACGTAATTTGATCAAAGGGTGAAGCTAATTTTGTATGATGTATTGTTAAGCTAATTTATTTAACTTGTTAAATTTACCTTGCAGCAGATTAATCTTGTGTGTTTTAGACAGTTTGACGGTAAGATATTTAAGGATTAATCCTGTAAATTCCAAAACTCTTAAATAGTAAATTATGATATGAATTTTGTGTGTTTTAAACTGTCTAACAGAAGGTACGTATTTAGGATTAATCTTGTGAATTCCAAAACCCTCAAATAGTAAATTATGATATGAATTTcatataaaatccaaaaaaagtAAATGATAAATTCtagaattcaaattattttatttgaaatcaattttatggttctaatacAATATCATCAAATTTACTCATCTTTACTTTTAAAATATGCACAGCATGGAAATTTTGCAAGTagtatttcataattttaaaggaaaaaacTAGTCGAACTCGAAAATGCTTAATACTGGGCAACTATTAGTGTCTACTGTCTAGTCTATGACTGACAAATGAAACAGAAATATCGAAAaaaattcaggaaaaaaaacacCCAGAGTAATATTTGTATTGGCACACACCAAGTGCTTGTTTAGCAAAAAATTTGTGTTGGAACTTAATGGGCTAATTATGTTCATGCAGACATGCACTggtaaaatttcaattttgaaaCTTTACAGtcatttttaattactaaattaCCCAACAGCAGGTGAACTTCAAGAATGGCTCCTGATTATTAccatacttttaaaattttaacatgtattGTTTACCTTACTTTTTCTAAATTGAACTTGCTATGATAGTCAGTGAATTCTAATCATTCAAAACTGTTACTTTAAACAGCTACTCCCTTTGTCCTAATGAATGAATTGTATACGCTACTTTTTGGCAAATTTTTTAAGGCTTCGTTAAAGTATAATTCCatgacatttttttaaaattttctttttctaaataaaaatttaatgtttaaacttttattaaaaaaagaaaaattcaaaaaaacatTTTGCAACTATACTTTATTGAAGCCTCGAAATGCGTGCAAGTATACATCGAGTATGTAATAGGCCAGTTAGAATAAACCATTGACTTGAAACTCTCCTTCCTTCCAACAGGACAGATGTTCTGCAATTCCACAACTAGCAAAAGATTTCTCAGTATCTTCTTTAAGAATACAATTCCATAAAAGAAAGAATAACTACACAACACCATTTAAGCGCAATACTAACAAGAAATATTGAACACCTTAGTAGAAGAGCAATTGCAATTGAGAGGATAAAATTTTGAACAGCCCAAAACCCAGAATAACCAAGGAGCATGAGGAAAAATAAACCAAAAAATTGAAACCAAAAACAATCGGGTTCCATATGCTGCTTCAGCCTTCAACTTTACTGTTGTTTGCACTCTGGAGGACGTTCACCCTGCTGACCTTCCCCGGCAGCTTGTGATCTCCCACTCTTCTGCAGTAggggaaaaaataattttagaacaTTTCACTGACAACATCATTTTGAGGTATACAGTAAGAACATAACTGGGTATTTTACCTTTGATCCGGATGACTGCAAAGTTAtccaacaaacaaacaaacaaaaatactATGTCAGCAAATACACGAGTGAGAATCAAACTTTGAACTATGCACAATCCAGACATCAAAGTTTACCTTCTTCCTATTCTTaacatcatcttcatcttcgtcttcatcatcatcttcctcctcatcctcatcctcttcttcatcttcatcctcACCATCATCGTCTTCATCATCTTCCATGTCTTCGAAATCATCACCCAGTGCTGCTTCTCCAGTAAACCATGACACGGCATGAGGTATAATTTTGTCCCGAATTGTTGACCTGTAGTCAAGAAGAAACATTGTGTCACAGAATTTATATTGGAAGCAATAATTGGACAGTACTACCGACTTAAATGATCTTTTAGGCCAATCTAATAGTGAAATCTTCAACTCTTCTTCATTGATAAAAGAGAGAAGAAACTATAGTATTTATTAGGGTGTACATATATTACAAGTCAGTAAAAAGAATGATGTAGAGAGAAAAATTCCCATCTGAACTGAAATACTTACCCAATGTCATAATCCTGTTCCATTTGATTTTGAAGCTCCTCAGCCTGTTTGAGCATACATAAGTTACCCAAGCAATCAGCataaattttttacacaaaaattattaattatagcCTGTTTGTCTCTCATTTTTAATCTAAAAGAAAGACTtaatttcagaaaaaagtaCATGTTTACATACTTTTTTCTAGATATAAGCATGCGAGGAATGTTCAACACTTATCTTTAAGAAATAAGTACTTGCTTCCAGAAAAAAGTACATTCCACGTACTTTTTCTGGATATAAGGACTTAATTGCCAATGTTTGAAAAGGATAGAAAACTTACAGCATCTTCATCTAAGTCATCATCATCCTCAGGCACCTCGGGTGGACTAAAGAAATTAAAGAAACTATCACAATTTTCAGTCTTGGTAATGGGTTTGGCATTCTTTGATCCCTTTTTTGGCTTCTTCTTTAATATTTTGTGAGTCAAGCATTTTCCAGGATACCATTCAATCTCCGTCCTATATAAAAGTATATAGCATAACATTAATACTAAGGAAGAAACGTACAAAGAATGCAAGTGCTACAAGTTGAATGACAACTTATACCCAATTGCCTTCTCCAATATAGGCTCCTCATCATCAATCATGTGATATACTTTCGTCAAAACAGAGTTCTTGAAGAAAGGATTGGTGTCAAAGAAGAAATCAAGCTTAAAGCCTTTGGGATTATCAATTCTACACCACTTAATATCCCTCAGATACTTAAGAGCCTCCTCATCACGCTCAGAGATCTAAAAAGACACAAAAAATAATTGGTTCTTGACTTCTAGCAGGCAAAAAATGACTGTTTCGTCAGAGTATAAGATAGGAAGGACAGAATTCCAAGAAGAAAAATGCACCTCTTCAGCCAATATCTCGTTAGTTTTCATGGCAGTGACCCAGAATTCAGGCACACCTTTTTCTGCATCTAGTGTATCAAAATACTAAACTTCAGATCCCAGTTCAGACAAccaaaaatagataaaaatataaagaagcATCAGAAAATCTGTGCGGATACACACCTTTTTCTTGGCCAACTTCCTGCTTCAATGCATCATTACTTTCAACACCTTCCGGTTCAACAATACCATTGACTATTTCATACCTCTGTAATAATAATTTACAGAAACCAAGTGAGTCGTCATATAAAGAATATGAAACTTATGGCATAGGATGCCTACCCAGTACCAGTATGTAATGTACCTTAGAGTATAGAGGCTCATATAGTTTTTGGTATTTAGCTTCAAGAGCTGCTTTCTCTTCAAAGAACTTTGCCTCTAACTCATCATGATGGCTCTGTCATTCAAGAAAACATACAGCTCAGCAATACACATTTCAAACAACATAAAATTTCAGTCATTCCATCTTAACAATAAACATTTATCCATTAACATGCTGTTACATTTGAATCTAAGTTTTTTATCAATTAGAAGCTACACCATATATGCCACCTACAGAACTATAGGTTACAACCTTCCATTACAAATTATATCTACTCTAGAATGACAAGGTTGCACACCAGTAACCTTGTTATTAAGGTATAAAAAATGTCTCCACAAAATGTCCAAAAATGCGTCCAATAGGgacatttctttttcttttagagATACACTAGACAAATTATATTAATACGACTACACAACAATGGCCCTGTCAAACAGGTGAATCAAGTTCCACTCTAATTTACAATGACATGTTGATGATGTACGCTACAATTGCCACTAAACTTCAACTGCAAATTCTTTAACacttaatcaaaatatattaacaatacATACATTAGCAACATAAACAATTACGTTTGGGTATTAAACAAAATGCATATCAAATAGTAAAATGATACACACATTGTAACAGCCTAACACCGTCGAAACCGAACAATCAACACTTAAATTAAAACATCTACAAATTACACAAAATGCAACAGGCAGACCTGAATATCTTTCAAAGCCTCAACACGCTTTCGAACCACGGGTGACAAGCTCTCGAGAATATCAGTGTGCGGCCCGCCCAAGTTCTTAAGCTTATCCTACACAAAGAAACCCCCAAATCAATCTCAagaatcaacaaaaaaaataatccaaGGATCCCAAATAGAACAAAACAAAACTAACCTTGAGAGCATTAACAAGACCAGACTTCTCCTCTGCACTAAGAGCTACATAAGATTAAACAACAATACGCCACAATTAGGgtttatacaaaaattaattcagaaataataaaaagaaaagttGGGTGTGGAAGTTACCGGAGCCGTCGGCGGCCAAGGCGCCGTCGAGATCTGAGAGATCGAGAGCTGGTTTCTTGGGATTCACCATTGTAATTGAGAGAAGAAGACTAAAACCCTAGAAAAGTTTGTAAAAGTGACAGGCAGAGATAAAACCCTAAAAACAAACTCAAACAGCTCTAGACAAGTGAAGAGTGAAGGGATGGGAATATATAGGCGTAGAagttttgttttgtaaaatgTAAATAGATCCCATTTTACGCGTCATTATTTAATAACTACgcgtttcagaaaaaaaatcatgtatttttgaaaatgaattgaatttaataaattaaaatgaatcgtgtgaaatattaaaaattatatttcaaaattttatctaaaaattattttgagaataAAGAGGTAGAAATGTCAtgggacaatttttttcaaaacaagTATTTAAAACAAGACTGCAAAATTaataatctttttaattttaaatcactCGTTTAGGCAGGGTTGTAAAAAGCGAGAATCGGACTTAGGAGGTGAAAGCAACATCTAGCGATTAATCagataatcggggattaatcggagtgattaatctgatcattaatcgtaatcaatttaatattattttaaaaattatatatatatcaatataattatatatactataaatttataatcttatgaAATCAAAAGAttgataattattaataacacaAAACATGTCTTTATATACAATACAAGTCTggtcatctcatatataaacttgaatttgattgaatctgcgaatgaaaagattacagatttttgtaattagagtttagggctaatattgaaagagtgagaggtaataaaaacaactttaatttcTGTTATTTGTCATTTCCATGTCTTTTGTTTTattagaaattaaatttaatttttatatttttttactttttattgtaAAGTTTTTAAATTCACCAatttttgaccgactttttCTGACTAATCACGTcttttaaccgattaatcccgatattgagaaaaaacgattttttcaccgattaacgcttaatcgataCGGTGGCTGACCGAACAGTTCGCCGACTTTTTGAACACTGCGTTTAGGAGATAATTATtttgttagattttttttactagattataaaatatatataagtcacggtgaatatgtacattttaatgtatattatttttttaatagaatacTGGATTTGTATAAAAGTTATGAATTAAActtgtattaatttataatttcatttaagtgttttagagttaatatttagatttattattaatttaaaagtaatttttttggataagtatttataattaaaaattaaataacattaAATGTTATTTTGATATATGGATAATTGTAttcaatatatgtgtgtgtgtgtaattgtaaaaatttatttttaaattaggaaAATTTTGCCCGAGAATTCTTAATTAActagtttaattttatttaccaAAGTATTCACTATATTGAACTTTAAATACACGGAGCATGAtgcttgaaaaaaaaaaatattccttCCGTTTCATAATATATGTCCACTTTTGAACAAACTTATGTAGAAttctttcatttattattatatttattacattgaccaagtataATATGTGGCATATATTTGATTTAGGAGATATAATT
This region includes:
- the LOC108205627 gene encoding nucleosome assembly protein 1;4; translated protein: MVNPKKPALDLSDLDGALAADGSALSAEEKSGLVNALKDKLKNLGGPHTDILESLSPVVRKRVEALKDIQSHHDELEAKFFEEKAALEAKYQKLYEPLYSKRYEIVNGIVEPEGVESNDALKQEVGQEKDAEKGVPEFWVTAMKTNEILAEEISERDEEALKYLRDIKWCRIDNPKGFKLDFFFDTNPFFKNSVLTKVYHMIDDEEPILEKAIGTEIEWYPGKCLTHKILKKKPKKGSKNAKPITKTENCDSFFNFFSPPEVPEDDDDLDEDAAEELQNQMEQDYDIGSTIRDKIIPHAVSWFTGEAALGDDFEDMEDDEDDDGEDEDEEEDEDEEEDDDEDEDEDDVKNRKKSSGSKKSGRSQAAGEGQQGERPPECKQQ